Proteins from a single region of Gorilla gorilla gorilla isolate KB3781 chromosome 16, NHGRI_mGorGor1-v2.1_pri, whole genome shotgun sequence:
- the NOP10 gene encoding H/ACA ribonucleoprotein complex subunit 3 gives MFLQYYLNEQGDRVYTLKKFDPMGQQTCSAHPARFSPDDKYSRHRITIKKRFKVLMTQQPRPVL, from the exons ATGTTTCTCCAGTATTACCTCAACGAGCAGGGAGATCGAGTCTATACGCTGAAG AAATTTGACCCGATGGGACAACAGACCTGCTCAGCCCATCCTGCTCGGTTCTCCCCAGATGACAAATACTCTCGACACCGAATCACCATCAAGAAACGCTTCAAGGTGCTCATGACCCAGCAACCGCGCCCTGTCCTCTGA